From a region of the Podarcis muralis chromosome 16, rPodMur119.hap1.1, whole genome shotgun sequence genome:
- the ZBTB3 gene encoding zinc finger and BTB domain-containing protein 3, whose product MEFPNHSKNLLQSLWEQQHEGFLCDCTVLVGSTQFLAHRAVLASCSAFFHMFYKERLDKRDLVSINNEIVTAPAFGLLLEFMYKGSLSFNDMPVEDILAAASYLHMNDIVKVCKKKLQARALAEADSTKKEEDPLGSSELLPSTSKCQLQTSGAQPLPPPQPSEAGKSKKQEWKGGEKMVSEEPLASTLDMADTTQPGMEAPPPPVRPLPPPVIDISLSSPSSSTETISHSCSPPRNAAEGHAGPSERYGEQQTGGLGVFCQKEPSRSSVKVKVEAIVISDEEPDMMDQLEGQSADLRLETIFQRSAVEAGPAGGCGRHPDSFEEPGGMEEVSSESGFLPQEHVPFHMIPVPAGQSFSNMVTPPLHEQMYLQDYESHSNFGIFTEDVPTCKTCGKTFSCSYTLRRHATVHTRERPYECRYCMRSYTQSGDLYRHIRKAHNEDLAAKRCKQDVENPS is encoded by the coding sequence ATGGAGTTCCCAAACCACAGCAAGAACTTGCTGCAGAGCCTCTGGGAGCAGCAACACGAGGGCTTCCTTTGTGACTGCACGGTCCTCGTGGGCAGCACCCAGTTCCTGGCCCACCGGGCAGTGCTGGCCTCCTGCAGTGCCTTTTTCCACATGTTCTATAAGGAGCGGCTGGACAAGAGAGACTTGGTCTCCATTAACAATGAGATCGTCACAGCGCCCGCCTTCGGGCTGCTGCTGGAATTCATGTACAAAGGCAGCCTCTCCTTCAACGACATGCCGGTGGAAGACATCCTGGCGGCCGCCAGCTACTTGCACATGAACGACATTGTCAAGGTGTGCAAGAAGAAGCTGCAGGCCCGCGCCTTGGCGGAAGCCGACAGCACCAAGAAGGAAGAGGATCCCCTGGGCAGCTCAGAGCTTCTGCCCAGCACCTCCAAGTGCCAACTTCAAACGTCCGGAGCCCAGCCGCTGCCGCCCCCTCAGCCAAGCGAAGCAGGGAAGAGCAAGAAACAGGAGTGGAAAGGTGGAGAGAAAATGGTTTCCGAGGAGCCATTGGCCTCCACTTTGGACATGGCGGACACCACGCAGCCAGGGAtggaagctcctcctcctcctgtgaggCCTCTTCCACCCCCCGTCATTGACATCTCCCTCTCCAGCCCTAGCAGCTCCACCGAAACCATATCACACAGCTGCTCGCCACCGAGGAACGCAGCTGAGGGTCATGCCGGCCCTTCGGAGAGGTATGGGGAACAACAGACAGGTGGTCTCGGTGTGTTTTGCCAGAAGGAGCCAAGCAGGTCCTCCGTCAAGGTCAAGGTGGAAGCCATCGTGATCTCCGATGAGGAGCCGGACATGATGGATCAACTGGAGGGGCAGAGCGCAGATTTGAGGCTGGAGACAATATTCCAGAGGTCCGCTGTAGAGGCAGGGCCTGCCGGAGGCTGTGGGCGCCACCCCGACAGCTTTGAAGAGCCAGGTGGGATGGAAGAGGTCTCTTCCGAGAGCGGCTTCCTGCCTCAAGAGCACGTCCCGTTCCACATGATCCCTGTGCCTGCCGGACAAAGCTTCTCCAACATGGTGACTCCGCCCTTGCACGAACAGATGTACTTGCAGGACTACGAGTCCCACTCCAACTTTGGCATCTTCACGGAAGACGTCCCCACCTGCAAGACTTGCGGGAAGACCTTCTCGTGCTCCTACACCCTGCGGCGCCACGCCACCGTCCACACGCGGGAACGCCCCTACGAGTGCCGCTACTGCATGCGGAGTTACACGCAGTCCGGAGACCTTTACCGGCACATCCGCAAGGCCCACAACGAGGACCTGGCAGCCAAGCGTTgcaaacaggatgttgagaaCCCTTCGTAG